In a genomic window of Enterobacter asburiae:
- a CDS encoding DUF1456 family protein, with amino-acid sequence MLSNDILRSLRYTLKANNNDMVRILALSDMESTSAGFDTWMTKEDEEGFVRCPDIILSGFLNGLIYDKRGKDPAAPELALERRVNNNTVLKKLRIAFSLKTDDIVAIMTEQKYRVSVPEVTAMMRAPDHKNYRECGDQFLRNFLRGLTHRVHHPKA; translated from the coding sequence ATGCTAAGTAACGACATTCTTCGTAGCCTGCGCTACACCCTGAAAGCAAACAATAACGACATGGTGCGCATTCTTGCACTGTCCGATATGGAATCCACGTCTGCAGGTTTCGATACCTGGATGACCAAAGAAGACGAAGAGGGCTTCGTTCGCTGCCCGGACATCATTCTGTCGGGTTTCCTGAACGGCCTCATTTACGATAAGCGTGGCAAAGATCCGGCCGCGCCGGAGCTGGCGCTGGAGCGCCGCGTGAACAACAACACGGTGCTGAAAAAGCTGCGTATCGCGTTCTCGCTGAAAACGGACGATATTGTGGCGATCATGACGGAGCAAAAGTACCGCGTATCCGTACCGGAAGTGACCGCCATGATGCGCGCGCCGGATCATAAAAACTACCGCGAGTGCGGCGACCAGTTTCTGCGCAATTTCCTGCGCGGGCTGACCCACCGGGTACATCATCCTAAGGCGTAA